A window of Nocardiopsis sp. Huas11 genomic DNA:
AAGCTGACCGCGCTGCGCGTGCGGTCGGTGCTGCGCGACCGCATGCGCCGCGAGTCGGAGCTGAGCGCGCTGTTCGAGACCGCCAACGACCTGGCGGGCATGCGCAGTCTGGACCGGGTGCTGCGGGCGATCGTGGAGCGGGCCCGGCACCTGCTCAGCTGCGACGTCTCCTATCTGACGCTGAGCGACGCGGAGGCGGGCGGCACCTACATGCGGGTGACCTCGGGTTCGGTGTCGGCGTCCTTCCAGCGGTTGCGCCTGGCGACGGGCAAGGGACTGGGCGGGCTGGTCGCGACGACGGCCCTGCCGTACGTGACGGCCAACTACTTCGCCGATCCGCGGTTCGAGCACACCGGGAACATCGACCACGCCGTCCGCGAGGAGGGCCTGGTCGCCATCCTGGGCGTGCCGCTGAAGATGAACGGCCGGGACGTGGGGGTGCTGTTCGCCGCGAACCGCAGTGAGCGGCCCTTCGCCCACTCGGAGGTGGCGCTGTTGTCGTCGCTGGCCACGCACGCGGCCATCGCGATCGACAGCGCGAACCTCATCGACGACACCCGCCGGGCCCTGGACGAGCTGCACACCGTGAACGAGCGGTTGCAGCGGCACACGGCGTCGGTGGAGCGGTCGGCGGCGGCGCACGACCGGCTGGCCGACCTGGTGCTGCGGGGCGGCGGCGTACGCGAGGTGGCGGCGGCGATCGCGGAGGTGCTGGGCGGCTCGGTGCTGATCCACGACCAGACCTCCGACGTGTCGGTGAGCGCCACCCCCGAGGGCAGGGTCGTCGAGGACCGCCACCACGGCGGGGCCGGCCCGCTGCCGGAGGAGGAGCTGGCCGAGGCGGTGCGCAGCGCGCTCTCCAGCGGCCGCGCGGTCCGTGCCGGGCAGGCGTGGGTGGCGTCGGCGACGGCGGGCAGCGAGTCCCTGGGCACCCTGGTCCTGCACGGGGTGACGCTGGACGAGACCGACCAGCGGGTCCTGGAGCGGGCCGCGATGGTGACGGCGCTGCTGCTGCTCATCCGCCGGTCGGTGAGCGAGACCGAGCACCGGGTGCGCGGTGATCTGCTGAACGAGCTGTTGGAGGTCCCCGCGCGCGATCCGGAGTCGTTGCGCCAGCGCGCGGCGCCGCTGCACGCCGATCTGGACGCGCCGTACGTGCTGGTCGTGGCGGAGGCGCCCGGCGCCGACCCGGCGCGGCTGCGCTCGGCGGCCACGCACGTGGCCGAGACGACGGGCGGTCTGGCCGGGCACCGGTCGGGGCGCCTGGTGCTGGCGCTGCCCGGTGAGGACCCCGCCGAGGCGGGCCGCCGGGTGGTCGGCGAGCTGTCGGCGGCGGCCAACGGGCCGGTGACGGCGGGGCTGGCCGGGCCCACGGACGGCCCCGGGTCGTTCCTGCCGGCGTTCGCCGAGGCGTCGCGCTGTCTGCAGACCCTGCGTGCCCTGGGCCGCGACGGCGATGTCGCCACGACCGACGACCTGGGGTTCCCGGGGCTGCTGCTCAGCCAGGACCGGGACGTGCCGGGGTTCGTGTCGGCGACACTGGGGCCGCTGCTGGAGTACGACGCCAAGCGGGGCACGCTGCTCGTGGAGACGCTGGGGGCCTACTTCGCGGCCGGGGGCAACCTGTCGCGCGCCAAGGACGACCTGCACATCCACGTGAACACGGTGGCGCAGCGCCTGGAGCGGATCGGGCAGCTCATCGGGGCCGACTGGCAGCGCCCCGACCGTGCGCTGGAGCTACAGCTCGCCCTGCACCTGCACGGACTGCTCGGTCAGGGCGTGGACCTGCTCGGCGAGCAGGGCGGCGGTTGACGAGAACAGCGGGCTGTAGTGGTTGTCGTCGGGCAGTTCCACGGTGACCAGGTCGTCGGGGAGTCCGGCGAGCCGCTGCGGCGTGTAGAGGCCGGGTGACTCGTCCATGAGCCCGCGCGCCGTCCACAGCAGGCGCGCGGGGCAGGGCAGGCGGTGCACGGCCGCGAGGACCTCGGGGTCGGCGAGGACCTGGGCGCCGTCCACGCGGACCGCCTCCTCGTCGCAGGCCGACCGGGTCTCGGGCGGGGTGCCGACGAGGTCGCGTAGGACGTAGTGGTCGACCCAGGTGTTCCAGCGTCCGGCGAAGGCGGGGTGGCGCCGCCAGAAGCCGCGGTAGTCGTCGGGTCCTTCGAAGGTCATCCGCAGACGGGCCATGGCCGGGCCGAGGACGGCGTCGATGTCGGTGTCGGGCGAAGAGGCTGGAGCCGAGGGCTCTCCGTAAGAGGGTGGCGCTGCGGCCGAAGGCCGTCCGCTGAGGGTGGTGGTGGGCGACGGGAGGGCGGTAGCCCGTCCCTGCGCGGAGCGCACTGCCGGGCGATGGTGGGCGACGGGCGGGGCCGGGAGTCCCTGGCCGCCGTCGACCAGGAGGAGGCCGGCGACGCGGTCGGGGTGGCGGACGGCGGCCAGGCAGGCGACGAACGCGCCCATGGAGTGGCCGACCAGCACCGTGCGCTCGATTCCGGCCGTGTCCAGGACGGCGACGAGGTCGTCGACGTGGACGCCGAGGCCGTGGGGTCCGGGGAGGTGGCCGCTGGCGCCCCGGCCGCGCAGGTCGGGGGCGAGGAGGGGTGGACCACCGCGGGCGGCGAGTTCGGCGGCGAGGCGGGCGAAGGCGTGCCCGTTGGCGGTGATGCCGTGGACGGCGAGCACCGGGGTCCCGGCGGGCGCGCCCGCCCAGCGGGTGACGGCGAGGTCGCCTCCGGGGACGGGGACGGTGTACTCGTCCCCGTCGCGCCAGGTCGTGCTGGGGTTGGTCATCGCGGGGCCGCCTTCCGGTTCCTGAGGGCCGATCGGACGCGTGCGGGGAGGGCGACGAGCCCGCCGGGGAAGAAGAACACCATGAGCACGAACAGGGTGCCCAGGACGAACAGCGGCTGGGACAGCGGCGCGGCGATCCAGCCGGGCAGGGCGGTGAAGGCGTCCGAGCCGCCGAGCTGGAGGAGGCGGTGGTCGGCGTAGGTGTACAGGGCCGCGCCGACCAGTGGTCCCCACCGGGTGCCCGCGCCGCCCAGCGCGACCATGACCAGGAGGGCCAGGGTGAACTCGGCGGTGGTGATGCCCGGGGTGACGCCTCCGGTGACCAGCAGGTACACGACGCCGCCCAGGGAGGCCAACCCGCCGCCGACGGTGAACGCGGCCAGCTTGTAGGGGTAGGGGTTGACGCCCAGGACGGCCACACGCTGTTCGTTGGCGCGGATGCCCTGCCAGACCCGGCCCACCGGCGAGGCGGTGAGCCACCAGACCACACCCGTGGCGACCACGGCGTAGGCCAGGGCCACCCAGTAGAGGTTGACGGTGTTGGCCACGCCCACGAACGCGTCGGGGACGGCCGCCGTGTGCAGTGGCAGGCCCTCCTCGCCGCCGGTCGCGCGTCCGGGGTCGCGGGCGATGAGGATGGACCCGGCCTGGGCGAAGGCGAGCGTGACCATGGCCAGGGCGATGCCGTTGACCCGCAGGGACACCGCGCCGAGCACGAGGGACAACAGGGTGCCACCGACGACGGCGATCACCGCCGACCAGAGCAGCGGCAGCTCCAGCACCCGCATGAGCAGGGCGGCGGTGTAGGCGCCGCAGGCGAAGTACAGCGCGTGTCCGAAGGAGAGCAGCCCCACCCGCCCGTAGAGCAGGTCGTAGCTGGTGGCCAGGCCGCCGAACACCAGGCACAGCGCGAGCAGGTGCAGGGTGGGCGGGCTGTTGAGGGTCCCCTCGAACGCGCCGGGCAGGGTGAGCGTGGAGAACGGCAGGGACAGCGCCACCGCCAGGAGGACGGCCGGGGCGATCCAGCCGGTGGGCCGGGGGCGTCGGCGCACGTCGGGCACGGACGGTGCCGGCGCACCGGCGCCGGGCGTCGTCGGGACCACGTCGGTGTCGGTCATCAGGCCACCCTCTCCGCGGACTTCTTCGCGGTCAGTCCGCCCTGGCGCGTGAGCAGCACGAGGGCCAGGACGATGACCACGGCGATGTCGCCGAGTCCGGCGACGGTGTAGTAGTTGGCGAACTGCTGGATGAGGCCGACCGCGACGGAGGCGAGCGCGGTGCCGACGAGCGAGGTGGTCCCGCCGATCACCACGACGATGAACGCGAAGATCAGCAGCGACATCCCCTGAGTGGGGGTCACCACGCCGAAGTAGAGGCCGCCCAGGGCCCCGGCGAGCGCGGCCGCGGCGCCGCCGATGGCGAAGACCAGGGTGAAGGCGGTGCGCACGTCGATGCCCAGGGCGGTGACCATGGCGCGGTCCTGGACCCCGGCGCGGACGATCAGCCCGTAGCGGGTGCGGGAGTTGAACAGCCACAGCGCCGTGAAGACGGCGACGGCGGCCGCGATCAGCAGGAAGCGGTCGGTGGGGACGTTGACGCCGAGGACGCCGACGGTGCCCGAGACAAGAGCGGGCCGGGGGAAGGTGAGCGGGTCGGCTCCCCAGACGGCCTGGATGAGCGCGGGCACGGCGAGGCTGAGGCCGACGGTGGCCAGGATCTGCTCGCGGTGCCTGCCGTAGAGCGGCCGGATGACGCACAGCTCGACGAGGGTCGCGGCGAGGGTGCCCGCGCCGACGCCGAACGCGACCGCCAGGACGAAGCCGAACCCGTCGGGTCCGGCCCCGGGCAGGTACACGCTCGCCCACCAGGTGCCGTAGGCGCCGATCGCGAGGAAGGCGCCGTGGGCGAAGTTGAGCACGTCCATCAGGCCGAAGATCAGGGAGAGCCCCGAAGCGATGAGGAAGTACAGGGCGCCCAGACCGAGCCCGGTGATGACGAGGAGCACGACGGTACTCACGCGGTGTCCACCTGCCTGTCGTGGGTCGGGGCGGCGGCGGGTCCGGGTGCGGGGCCGGCCCCGGCTCCGCGTGCGGGTCCGGAGCCGGGGCGTGCCGTGGGTCCGGCCGCGGTGCGCGACACCCCCAGCAGCGCGCGGACGCGGTCGGGGTCGTCGAGGAGGTCGAGGGCCGGTCCGGTGTGGGTGACACGGCCGGCGTCGAGCACGACCGCCCGGTCGGCCACGCGTCGGACCAGGGCCAGGTTCTGTTCGACGAGCAGCACGGGCACGCGTTCGGCGGCCACGGCGACCGCGTCGGCGACCTCGCGCACCACCCTGGGCGCCAGCCCCTTCGTGGGTTCGTCCACGATGAGCAGCCGGTTGTCGTTGAGCAGGGCCCGCCCGATCGCGAGCATCTGCTGCTGCCCGCCGGACAGGGTGCCTGCGGGCTGGGCGGCGCGGGAGCGCAGTTCGGGGAAGAGCTCGTGGACGAGGTCGTAACGCGGCGCGCCGGGCCGCCGTTCGGCCAGGCGCAGGTTCTCCGCGACCGTGAGCGCGGAGAACACCCCGCGGTCCTCGGGCACGTAGCCGATGCCGCGGGCGACGATGGCGTGGGTGGGGTGCGAGGTGATGTCGGTTCCGGCGAACTCCACCCGGCCGGTGCGCGGCACCAGCCCGAGCAGGGCCTTGACGGTAGTGGTCTTGCCGACGCCGTTGCGGCCCAGGAGGGCGGTCACGCCGGTCGCCGGGGTCGAGAAGGTCACGCCCTGGAGGATGTGCGACCCCTCGATCCACACGTGCAGGTCGGCCGCGTCCAGGAGCGGCCCGCCGGTCACGCCCCGTCCCCGAGGTAGGCGGCCTGGACGTCGGGGTCGGCCATGGCCGTGTCCGGGTCGGTGAAGGCGAGCAGGGCGCCGTGGTGCATCACGGCCAGGCGGTCGGCCATGTCGAGGAGCACCTCCATGTGGTGTTCGACCATGAGGACGGTGCAGCCCTGTTCGCGGTGCACGTCGCGGATGACGGTGGTGAGGTCGCCGATCTCACCCGCGCTGACCCCGGCCATGGGTTCGTCCAGCAGGATCAGGCGGGGGCGGCGGGCCAGCAGGAGGGCGAGTTCGAGTTTGCGCTTGTCGCCGTGGGACAGGTCCCCGGCCAGGGCGTCCGACCGGTGGGAGAGGCGGACCAGGTCCAGGACCGCGGCGACCTCGGGACCGCCGTCGGGGGCGGCGCGCCGCCAGAAGCGGCGCGACTCCCCTGTGCGAGCCTGGACGGCGAGTCCCACGTTGGCGCCCACGCCCAGGTCGGCGAAGACGCTGGAGGTCTGGAAGGTGCGGCCCATGCCGAGCCGGGCACGGCGGTGGGGCGCGTGCCGGGTGACGTCGGCGCCGGCGAGCCGGATGGAGCCGGAGGTGGGTCTGGTCAGCCCGGTCACCAGGTTGAACAGGGAGGTCTTCCCTGCCCCGTTGGGTCCGATGAGGGCGACGAACTCGCCTTCGCCGATGTCCATGGTGATGTCGTCGACGATGACGGCTCCGCCGACCGACCAGTGCAGGTGTTCCAGTGCGAGCACGGCGGTGCCGGGTCGCGGCTCGGGGCCGCTCGCCGTTCCGCCCCGGGTCTCCTCGGTCGCGGCGGCGGTGGCCGCGCGGGTGGCGTCGGTGGGCACGGCTACTCCGCGACCGGGGGCTCGACGTCCGCGGCGGAGATCTGCGCGATCAGCTCCGGGTGGGCGTCCTCGCCCTCGCCGACGAGTTCGACCTGGTACATGGGCTGGATGAGGGCGTGGTCCTCGGCGCGGATGTGCACTTCGCCCTTGACGCCGTCGAAGGTCCATCCCTCCAGGGCGGCGATGCGGTCCTGGACGTCGGTGCCGGCTCCGGCCGCCTGGACGATCATCTGCGCGGCGGTGAACCCGTCGGGGGTGAAGAGGTCGACCTCGCCGCCGTCGGCGACGACGGTGTCGTGCATGATCTCGGCGACCTCGGTCTCGGCGGCCCCGTCGAAGTAGTGGGACAGGAAGGAGATCCGGCCGCCCGCCTCGCCGAACACGGGGTAGGAGGGCTTGATGTCCAGTCCGGTGACGACCTCGGTGGAGTCGAGGATCTCCTGCTGGTCGAGGGCCTGCCACATCGCGGCGGCGGTCTCGCCCGCCCAGGCGACGAACACCAGGTCGGGTTCGGCCTGGCCGAGCTGTTCCGCGAAGGGGGTGAGGTCGGTGGTGTCCGGCGGGGCGAGGACGCTGTCGACGGAGGCGCCCTCCGCCTCCAGGACCTCCGTGACCGCGGCGACGTTGTCCTGGCCGAAGGCGTTCTGCTGGGCGAACACCACGACCTCGGCGCCGTCGGGGTCCTCCATGAACGTGCTCGCGGTGAGGATGTCCTGGTAGGTCTGGCGACCGGAGCGGAAGGTGTGGTCGTTGACGCCGGTCAGGGCGTCGGTGGCGGCGGAGCCGGAGACGAACAGGATGTCGTTCTGCTCCGCGAGCGGCGCGATCTGCGTCGCGATGCCCGAGGCCGTGGAACCGGCGATGATGTCGTGCCCGGAGCCGATGAGGTCGCGGGTGGCCGACACCGCCTTGGTGGGATCGCCCGCGTCGTCGGCGTAGGAGACCTCGATGGGGCGGCCGTCGATCTCCATGGTGCCGTTGGTGGCGTGGTCGAGTCCGGCCTCGAACCCCTGGCGGTACTGCTCGCCGTAGGAGGCGAGCGGGCCGGTGGACGAGTAGACGATTCCGACCATGACGGGGTCGTCCTCGCCGCCTCCGGCCGCCTCGCCGGGGCTCCCGCACGAGGTCAGGGCGAGGGCCGCGGCGCAGGCGGCGGCCAAGGGGGGTGTCTTGCGCATGTGTCTCCTCCGGTCGGCACCCGGTCGTCCGACACGACCGCCCGGGGGGTCGGGTGCCAACACGAAGGTAGGCCCGAAGTGACGTGATTCACATGTAGACGTCGCCCATATTCCGCCACGGTTCAGTGTCGGTGGCGCCCACGGGTCAGCAGGGGCCGAGGTCGGCCCACGGCCCCCAGTCGCCTCCGTCGCCCGGACGGTGGTGCGCGCCCTCGACCCACCAGCGCGCCTCGTACTGGCGGCCCTGGTGGTGCACGCGGTCGCCGATGTCGTACTGGGTGCTGGGGTGCCAGCCCGCGCCCTCGCAGGACTCGGCGTCGCCGCCGCGCCCGCCGCCCTGGCCCCCGTCGTCGCGGTCCCGGTCCCTCTCCTCGTCGGTGCTCTCGTCCCGGTCCCGGTCCTGCTCGGGCTCCTGCTCGTCGTCCTCCGTCTCCGACTCCTCCACCTCCGGCTCCTCGGGGCCGGTGGAGACGGTGATGGACACGTTCGCCTCCTCGGGCAGGATCGATCCGGGCTCCGGGTCCTGGCCGAAGACCTCGCCGACGGCCACGTCGTCGTGCGGCGCCTCGACGACCACCGCGGTCAGGCCGGCTTCGTCGAGGAGCACGACGGCCTGCTCCTCGTCCGTGCCGAGCAACGACGGGACCACGATGCCCTCGCTGACGCTGACGACCACGGGTTCCTCGCGGTCGCCCTGTTCGCCGGCGGCCGGCTTGGTGGAGAGCACGGTGCCGGGGGCCTCCTCGCCGGAGTGCTCCTGCACCACCTCGATGTCGGTGAAGCCGGCCTCCCGCAGCTCGGTGCGCGCCTGCGACTCGGTCCCGCCCGAGACGTCGGGGACCTCCACCGAGCGCGCCCCGATGGAGACCACCAGGGTGACCTCGTCGCCCGTCTGGACCTCGGCGCCCGCGGCGGGCTCCGTCGAGGCCACCGCCCCGGTGTCGACGTTGTCGTCGTAGGCCTCGGCCCGCCGCACGACCAGGGCGGCGCCGAGATCGGCCAGGACGGTCTCGGCCTCCGCGGGCGCGCTGCCCGTGACGTCCGGCATCTGGATGGCGTCCTCGGCGGCCTCGGGGGCCAGGGCGGCCCAGCCGACGACGGCGAGCAGGACGACGGCCAGGGCGGCGGCCGAGACCAGCACGGGCAGGCGGCGCCACGGCGGTGTCCCGTCCCGTTCGCGCCGGGTGGCGGGGGAGGGCGCGAACGCGGTGGCGGCGTGGGCCTCCGCGCCGACCACGGGGATGGGCCGGGTCTGCGCCGGATCGCCGTCCCCGCCCGCCCGCGGCAGTGACCGCGTCACCTGTTCGACCATGGTGAGGTACTTGGCGGCGTCGCGCGGCCGGTAGCGCGGTGTGGGGTCGGTGGCGTTGGCGACCAGCATGTCGACGTCGCCCGGGACCCCGGCCACGAGGGACGAGGGCCGCAGCGGGCCCTCGTGCGGCGCGGTGACGACACCGGTGATCAGGGTGTGGAGCAGGCGGCCGACGGCGTGGACGTCCTCGCTGGTGTCCGGTTCCTGTCCCGCCGAAGCGTCGGCGATCAGGGGGATCCCGGTGACGGTGACGCGCCCCTCGTCGTCGAGGAGGACGTGGTCGGCCTCGACTCCGCCGTGCACGACGCCGGCCTGGTGGAGGGCGTCCAGCGCGGAGAGGACGTCGGCGACGATGGTCAGGGCCGTGGCGGGAGAGTAGCGCAGGGTCGCGTCGCCGTCGGTGAGGACCCGGGCGAGGCTCTCCCCGCGCTCGTACTCGGTGACGGCGTACACGTGGTCGCCGTCGCGGCCGTGACCGAGGGTACGCGCCAGCCCCGGGTGCGTGACGGCCTCCAGCGTCTGGGCACGGCTGTCGAACGCGTGGACCGCGCCTGGATCCGCAGCCGACTCCGAATGCATCACCGTGACCATGACGAGGTTGTCGACCGTCAGGTCGTGCGCGGTGTGGACGGTACCCGAGGCGCCGCCGCGGACACGCTGTCCCAGGACATAGCGTCCTTGCAGCGTGAGGCCGAAGAGGGTGTCGGGGCTGGGGGTCGCCATGATCCGGATTCTACGGTCACCGGCACGACACATCATCGCCCTTCGTCCGAATGTGGACATGTACCTCCGTACACGGTCCTCGCGCGGAGCGGGCGCGCGCTCGCACGACCACGCCATCGTCACTTTCGGTGACCGTTCGGTCTCGTGATCGCGCCGTCTCGAACGTGTTCCGGTGGTTTCCCGGACAGGGCCGGGGCACCCGGCCTCGATAGGGTCCCAGTACCCGAAACCGAAGCGAGGCCCCCCATGACACCGCCCCCTCCCGGGACCGTCGGCGACCGCGCGGCCGGAGTGCTGCTCGGCGCCGCCTGCGGGGACGCCCTGGGCGTCCCCTACGAGTTCGCTCGCAGGCTCGCCGACGACGAGACGCCGCAGATGGTCGGCGGAGGGCTCGGCCCGTACGCACCGGGCGAGTACTCCGACGACACGCAGATGGCGGTGTGCATCGCCGAGACCCTGCGCGACCACGACGCCCCGGTCTCCGACAAGGCGCTGCGCCAGACCGCGGAGGCCTTCCTGGCCTGGCGGCGCGAGGGCGCCACCGACATCGGCAACCAGACCGCGAGGGTCCTGGGCGAGGCGGAGAGCGCGCGGGGGACCGAGGGTGTGGCCGAGGCGATGGTGTCGGCGGCGGCGCGGCTGTTCGAGTCGGGGCTGCCGAGCGCGGGGAACGGCTCCCTGATGCGGACCGGCCCGCTGGCCCTGGCCTACCTGGACGACCCGGCGGGCCTGGCCGTGGCGGCCGACCGCTACAGCCGCCTCACGCACGGGGACCCGTTGGCGTCCGAGGCGTGCGTCCTGTGGTGCGAGGGAGTGCGACGCGCGGTCGTGCGCGGGGATCTGTCGGGGGTCCGCGCCGGTGTGGAGCTGCTGCCGGTGGGACGGCAGGCCTCCTGGGCGGCCTGGTTGGACGAGGCCGAGGAGCGCCCTC
This region includes:
- a CDS encoding GAF domain-containing protein; translation: MERELNTTPAPQGDPQDPAGPPDPAHSPDLASAPFLDLLLRDAPPVEYERPVLRARAEGADPDVVAALENAKLTALRVRSVLRDRMRRESELSALFETANDLAGMRSLDRVLRAIVERARHLLSCDVSYLTLSDAEAGGTYMRVTSGSVSASFQRLRLATGKGLGGLVATTALPYVTANYFADPRFEHTGNIDHAVREEGLVAILGVPLKMNGRDVGVLFAANRSERPFAHSEVALLSSLATHAAIAIDSANLIDDTRRALDELHTVNERLQRHTASVERSAAAHDRLADLVLRGGGVREVAAAIAEVLGGSVLIHDQTSDVSVSATPEGRVVEDRHHGGAGPLPEEELAEAVRSALSSGRAVRAGQAWVASATAGSESLGTLVLHGVTLDETDQRVLERAAMVTALLLLIRRSVSETEHRVRGDLLNELLEVPARDPESLRQRAAPLHADLDAPYVLVVAEAPGADPARLRSAATHVAETTGGLAGHRSGRLVLALPGEDPAEAGRRVVGELSAAANGPVTAGLAGPTDGPGSFLPAFAEASRCLQTLRALGRDGDVATTDDLGFPGLLLSQDRDVPGFVSATLGPLLEYDAKRGTLLVETLGAYFAAGGNLSRAKDDLHIHVNTVAQRLERIGQLIGADWQRPDRALELQLALHLHGLLGQGVDLLGEQGGG
- a CDS encoding alpha/beta fold hydrolase → MTNPSTTWRDGDEYTVPVPGGDLAVTRWAGAPAGTPVLAVHGITANGHAFARLAAELAARGGPPLLAPDLRGRGASGHLPGPHGLGVHVDDLVAVLDTAGIERTVLVGHSMGAFVACLAAVRHPDRVAGLLLVDGGQGLPAPPVAHHRPAVRSAQGRATALPSPTTTLSGRPSAAAPPSYGEPSAPASSPDTDIDAVLGPAMARLRMTFEGPDDYRGFWRRHPAFAGRWNTWVDHYVLRDLVGTPPETRSACDEEAVRVDGAQVLADPEVLAAVHRLPCPARLLWTARGLMDESPGLYTPQRLAGLPDDLVTVELPDDNHYSPLFSSTAALLAEQVHALTEQSVQVQGEL
- a CDS encoding branched-chain amino acid ABC transporter permease, translated to MTDTDVVPTTPGAGAPAPSVPDVRRRPRPTGWIAPAVLLAVALSLPFSTLTLPGAFEGTLNSPPTLHLLALCLVFGGLATSYDLLYGRVGLLSFGHALYFACGAYTAALLMRVLELPLLWSAVIAVVGGTLLSLVLGAVSLRVNGIALAMVTLAFAQAGSILIARDPGRATGGEEGLPLHTAAVPDAFVGVANTVNLYWVALAYAVVATGVVWWLTASPVGRVWQGIRANEQRVAVLGVNPYPYKLAAFTVGGGLASLGGVVYLLVTGGVTPGITTAEFTLALLVMVALGGAGTRWGPLVGAALYTYADHRLLQLGGSDAFTALPGWIAAPLSQPLFVLGTLFVLMVFFFPGGLVALPARVRSALRNRKAAPR
- a CDS encoding branched-chain amino acid ABC transporter permease, translated to MSTVVLLVITGLGLGALYFLIASGLSLIFGLMDVLNFAHGAFLAIGAYGTWWASVYLPGAGPDGFGFVLAVAFGVGAGTLAATLVELCVIRPLYGRHREQILATVGLSLAVPALIQAVWGADPLTFPRPALVSGTVGVLGVNVPTDRFLLIAAAVAVFTALWLFNSRTRYGLIVRAGVQDRAMVTALGIDVRTAFTLVFAIGGAAAALAGALGGLYFGVVTPTQGMSLLIFAFIVVVIGGTTSLVGTALASVAVGLIQQFANYYTVAGLGDIAVVIVLALVLLTRQGGLTAKKSAERVA
- a CDS encoding ABC transporter ATP-binding protein yields the protein MTGGPLLDAADLHVWIEGSHILQGVTFSTPATGVTALLGRNGVGKTTTVKALLGLVPRTGRVEFAGTDITSHPTHAIVARGIGYVPEDRGVFSALTVAENLRLAERRPGAPRYDLVHELFPELRSRAAQPAGTLSGGQQQMLAIGRALLNDNRLLIVDEPTKGLAPRVVREVADAVAVAAERVPVLLVEQNLALVRRVADRAVVLDAGRVTHTGPALDLLDDPDRVRALLGVSRTAAGPTARPGSGPARGAGAGPAPGPAAAPTHDRQVDTA
- a CDS encoding ABC transporter ATP-binding protein, translated to MPTDATRAATAAATEETRGGTASGPEPRPGTAVLALEHLHWSVGGAVIVDDITMDIGEGEFVALIGPNGAGKTSLFNLVTGLTRPTSGSIRLAGADVTRHAPHRRARLGMGRTFQTSSVFADLGVGANVGLAVQARTGESRRFWRRAAPDGGPEVAAVLDLVRLSHRSDALAGDLSHGDKRKLELALLLARRPRLILLDEPMAGVSAGEIGDLTTVIRDVHREQGCTVLMVEHHMEVLLDMADRLAVMHHGALLAFTDPDTAMADPDVQAAYLGDGA
- a CDS encoding substrate-binding domain-containing protein, which codes for MRKTPPLAAACAAALALTSCGSPGEAAGGGEDDPVMVGIVYSSTGPLASYGEQYRQGFEAGLDHATNGTMEIDGRPIEVSYADDAGDPTKAVSATRDLIGSGHDIIAGSTASGIATQIAPLAEQNDILFVSGSAATDALTGVNDHTFRSGRQTYQDILTASTFMEDPDGAEVVVFAQQNAFGQDNVAAVTEVLEAEGASVDSVLAPPDTTDLTPFAEQLGQAEPDLVFVAWAGETAAAMWQALDQQEILDSTEVVTGLDIKPSYPVFGEAGGRISFLSHYFDGAAETEVAEIMHDTVVADGGEVDLFTPDGFTAAQMIVQAAGAGTDVQDRIAALEGWTFDGVKGEVHIRAEDHALIQPMYQVELVGEGEDAHPELIAQISAADVEPPVAE
- a CDS encoding PASTA domain-containing protein, with the protein product MATPSPDTLFGLTLQGRYVLGQRVRGGASGTVHTAHDLTVDNLVMVTVMHSESAADPGAVHAFDSRAQTLEAVTHPGLARTLGHGRDGDHVYAVTEYERGESLARVLTDGDATLRYSPATALTIVADVLSALDALHQAGVVHGGVEADHVLLDDEGRVTVTGIPLIADASAGQEPDTSEDVHAVGRLLHTLITGVVTAPHEGPLRPSSLVAGVPGDVDMLVANATDPTPRYRPRDAAKYLTMVEQVTRSLPRAGGDGDPAQTRPIPVVGAEAHAATAFAPSPATRRERDGTPPWRRLPVLVSAAALAVVLLAVVGWAALAPEAAEDAIQMPDVTGSAPAEAETVLADLGAALVVRRAEAYDDNVDTGAVASTEPAAGAEVQTGDEVTLVVSIGARSVEVPDVSGGTESQARTELREAGFTDIEVVQEHSGEEAPGTVLSTKPAAGEQGDREEPVVVSVSEGIVVPSLLGTDEEQAVVLLDEAGLTAVVVEAPHDDVAVGEVFGQDPEPGSILPEEANVSITVSTGPEEPEVEESETEDDEQEPEQDRDRDESTDEERDRDRDDGGQGGGRGGDAESCEGAGWHPSTQYDIGDRVHHQGRQYEARWWVEGAHHRPGDGGDWGPWADLGPC
- a CDS encoding ADP-ribosylglycohydrolase family protein produces the protein MTPPPPGTVGDRAAGVLLGAACGDALGVPYEFARRLADDETPQMVGGGLGPYAPGEYSDDTQMAVCIAETLRDHDAPVSDKALRQTAEAFLAWRREGATDIGNQTARVLGEAESARGTEGVAEAMVSAAARLFESGLPSAGNGSLMRTGPLALAYLDDPAGLAVAADRYSRLTHGDPLASEACVLWCEGVRRAVVRGDLSGVRAGVELLPVGRQASWAAWLDEAEERPPHAFGDNGFVVRTLQAAWSAVSGGQGEEASTDGLRLQLSLCSAVRAGDDTDTVAAIAGALLGARYGASAIPDEYLSAVHGWPGYRAPDLAELALSITERHA